From Desulfitibacter alkalitolerans DSM 16504, one genomic window encodes:
- a CDS encoding transposase has product MSGKLSWKDVLINRLIKGGFSKEESHSVYLVEMEARKFFDFDGIVPSSLMLQNIEQDKKEMQYFWESNSVDALCPFCGTLSTRPSSDYYTKLIQDIPYNNKAVYHAVRFNRYFCENSECKYEEFIERFSHFSEEKARKTVRFKKYCIERSLGCGCNHAEYELRMEGAVISNDTLGRYLKSEAAAKIEDNITRDDVKVLAVDDINLRKGDKKSGCTVLLDEETHKVLIIIKGTTKEMTKRALEMFPSAQFFSRDRATAYSSAGAECGKIQIADRFHLIKNAQEAIQNALMASIPATIFVRDGDGWVQTTPEDSVNSTSYFYVPDERAEEYIKLAGLTPAKARKYRNTLKLLELADKGLKTADIAKEMDVPYKDVQALRRSAASTLRYVEDRIKKNIDAQNNAIENREERQGSHTPKTVGGPNVRPASETIVEPYRETVMAMVKSGGNHRTIYPVIQEMGYTGSSNAIYQYILKLRREVPDQLNRKLTEMPPEMTLESYPRDKIYSAILKEASNSRPGNAENSEQDTKSEATKKTPKANNSPFSTKVTELILGPEKEIPEEKEKPKKKPTLP; this is encoded by the coding sequence ATGTCAGGTAAATTGAGTTGGAAAGACGTCCTCATAAATCGGTTAATAAAGGGCGGTTTCAGCAAAGAGGAATCACACTCGGTCTATCTGGTTGAAATGGAAGCAAGAAAGTTTTTTGATTTCGATGGAATAGTGCCAAGCAGTCTGATGCTGCAGAACATTGAGCAGGACAAGAAAGAAATGCAGTACTTCTGGGAATCGAATTCTGTGGATGCACTATGCCCATTTTGCGGAACGCTGAGTACAAGGCCGAGCAGCGACTACTACACCAAGCTAATACAAGATATACCATACAACAACAAGGCTGTGTATCACGCCGTACGCTTCAACAGATACTTCTGCGAGAATTCAGAGTGCAAATACGAGGAATTCATTGAGCGATTCAGTCATTTTTCCGAAGAGAAAGCAAGGAAAACGGTTCGTTTCAAAAAATACTGTATAGAACGTTCCCTTGGATGTGGATGCAACCATGCGGAATACGAGCTAAGGATGGAAGGCGCTGTGATAAGTAATGATACACTTGGGAGATATTTAAAATCCGAAGCCGCGGCAAAAATTGAAGACAACATAACGCGGGATGATGTGAAAGTGTTGGCAGTAGACGACATTAACCTGCGCAAGGGAGACAAAAAGTCGGGTTGTACCGTACTGCTGGACGAAGAGACGCATAAGGTTTTAATCATCATAAAAGGCACGACAAAAGAAATGACCAAGCGTGCATTGGAAATGTTTCCCTCAGCACAGTTTTTTAGCAGAGACAGGGCAACTGCATATTCTTCAGCAGGTGCCGAGTGTGGGAAGATACAAATCGCGGATCGGTTTCACCTGATTAAGAATGCACAGGAAGCGATTCAAAACGCACTGATGGCATCCATTCCAGCGACAATATTCGTACGTGACGGGGATGGTTGGGTACAGACAACACCGGAGGATTCCGTCAATTCCACGTCATATTTTTACGTTCCGGATGAGAGGGCTGAGGAATATATAAAGCTTGCGGGGCTGACACCTGCCAAGGCCAGAAAATACAGAAACACCTTAAAACTATTGGAACTGGCGGACAAAGGCCTGAAAACAGCCGACATAGCAAAGGAAATGGATGTGCCGTATAAGGACGTGCAGGCTCTCCGCAGGAGTGCCGCCAGCACACTTCGCTATGTTGAAGACAGGATCAAAAAAAATATTGATGCTCAGAACAATGCCATAGAAAACCGCGAAGAAAGACAAGGTAGTCATACACCAAAGACAGTGGGAGGTCCGAATGTGCGACCGGCAAGTGAAACCATAGTCGAACCGTATAGAGAAACGGTTATGGCCATGGTGAAGTCAGGCGGAAATCACAGAACGATATACCCGGTTATTCAGGAGATGGGCTATACCGGCAGCAGTAATGCCATTTATCAATATATTTTGAAACTGCGCAGGGAAGTTCCGGATCAACTCAATCGCAAACTGACCGAGATGCCTCCTGAAATGACACTGGAAAGCTATCCCAGAGACAAAATATATTCAGCGATTTTGAAAGAAGCATCAAATAGTCGACCAGGAAATGCAGAGAACAGCGAGCAGGACACAAAATCTGAAGCAACAAAGAAAACCCCTAAGGCTAACAACTCGCCTTTCAGCACAAAAGTGACCGAACTGATTTTGGGGCCTGAAAAGGAAATACCTGAGGAAAAGGAAAAACCTAAAAAAAAACCAACTCTTCCATAA
- a CDS encoding transposase — MEMYPIILILIQFLKDVYNVFDSRDVGALDMLIHTYSESDVDALAQYVKGLSDDYEAVKNSLIYGEISNGPMEGVNSRIKAIHRRSSGRAGIFLLNAYMVLPG; from the coding sequence ATAGAGATGTACCCGATAATCCTGATTCTCATCCAATTCCTTAAAGACGTGTATAACGTATTCGACTCCCGTGATGTCGGTGCGCTTGATATGCTGATTCATACATACAGTGAAAGCGATGTCGACGCTTTGGCGCAATATGTGAAGGGACTGTCCGATGATTATGAAGCTGTAAAAAACAGCTTAATTTATGGCGAGATAAGCAATGGCCCCATGGAAGGAGTCAACAGCAGGATCAAAGCAATCCACCGAAGAAGTTCGGGCAGAGCAGGCATTTTCTTGCTCAATGCGTACATGGTTTTGCCAGGCTAA